The genome window GCGAATCGAGCAGGCGGTCTCTTCGGTGGTGAGAGGCTCCAGGGCTTCGAGCTGGCAGTCGAGGATCCGGGTGTCGGCATCCGACGGGTCGTCCCCCGCCCGCTGCCGTTCGGCAATCCGGGCCCGGGCGGTCTCCGGAGAGACCTGGAAGTTGAGGAGGACGAAAGGCACGTTGGCGTCCGCCGCGACCTGTCGCATCCGCTCCCGGTCCTTGTGGCGAAGGTACGTGGCGTCGACGATCGTCGGGAAACCGGCCTGGAGGACATCGCGGGCGGCCGCGGGGAGGAGATCCTCGTAAAGCCGTCGGCTGATCTCGGGGCGATACGGGTCGCCGTCGAGCCGCGTCTTTCCGGGCTGCCCCCAGGTTCCGAAGAGCCGCTTCCGTTCGACGTCCGACCGGATCCGGACCGCACCCAGGTCCTCGCACAGGCTCTGCGTCACGAACGACTTCCCCGTCCCCGAGACGCCGTGGGTCACGATCAGCCCGGTCGGCCGCGGGGCGACGGTCGCCTGGGCAAGCGCGAGATACCGGCGGACGTCATCGTGGTGCGACGCCCGTTCCTCCGCGGACTGCTCCCCCTGCGAGAGCCGCAGCGCCGCGACCTTGGCCCGCACGAGGGCCCGGTAGACGAAGTACCACCGCCAGGTCCCGAGACCCGCGTAGTCCCCCGTCCGCTCCAGCCAGCGGTTGAGAACGCGGTAGGCGGCGTCGGGCCGCTTCCGTTCGGCGAGATCCATGACGAGGAACGCAATCTCGCTGAGGACGTCGACCCACCGCAGCGACGCGTTGAACTCCAGGCAGTCGAAGACCTCGATCCGCCCCTCGCGGAAGACCATGTTCCCCAGATGCAGGTCCCCGTGGCACTCGCGGATCCGTCCGTCGCGCTTCCGCTCCTCGAACAGCGGGCGGAGACGAGCGAACTCGGCGTCGCACCACGCCCGCAGCTCGGCGACACAGCCGGCTGCCTCGGGGACACGGTCGAGAGCCGCGAAGTTGGCGTTCACCGGATCGCGGACGGACGCGAGGTCGCCGAAGCGGTCCTCCGCCCTGGCCGCATCCGCCGCCGCGTGAAAGTCCGCCAGCGTGTCGGCGAGCCGGTCAAAGTCCCCCGGCTGAACTTCGCCCCGCTCCAGGGCGGCGGGCATCAGCCGGTCCTGCGAGAACTGTCGCATCTGGACCGCCCACTCGACCGGCTTCCCCGTCCCGTGCAGCGCGGCCCGCTCCGGCGGCCCGTAGACCGGCCGCACACCGAGGTACAGGTCGGCGGCGAGACGGCGATTGAGCCGGACTTCCTCGTCGCAGAACCGCTGCCGGCGCTCGAGCGTCGTGAAGTTCACAAAACCAAAGTCGACCGGCTTCTTGAGCTTGTAGGCGTACTCCCCGGTCAGCAGGACCCACGAGATATGGGTCTGCAGGAGCTCGATCGACTCGACCGGATGATCGTAGGCCTCGGGCCGTTTCAGGCTCTCGATCATCGCTTCCATGAGAGGACGGCTCGCGGGTTGGCGTGGCTTGGGGGACGGGCTCGGATC of Planctomyces sp. SH-PL14 contains these proteins:
- a CDS encoding AAA family ATPase, with amino-acid sequence MEAMIESLKRPEAYDHPVESIELLQTHISWVLLTGEYAYKLKKPVDFGFVNFTTLERRQRFCDEEVRLNRRLAADLYLGVRPVYGPPERAALHGTGKPVEWAVQMRQFSQDRLMPAALERGEVQPGDFDRLADTLADFHAAADAARAEDRFGDLASVRDPVNANFAALDRVPEAAGCVAELRAWCDAEFARLRPLFEERKRDGRIRECHGDLHLGNMVFREGRIEVFDCLEFNASLRWVDVLSEIAFLVMDLAERKRPDAAYRVLNRWLERTGDYAGLGTWRWYFVYRALVRAKVAALRLSQGEQSAEERASHHDDVRRYLALAQATVAPRPTGLIVTHGVSGTGKSFVTQSLCEDLGAVRIRSDVERKRLFGTWGQPGKTRLDGDPYRPEISRRLYEDLLPAAARDVLQAGFPTIVDATYLRHKDRERMRQVAADANVPFVLLNFQVSPETARARIAERQRAGDDPSDADTRILDCQLEALEPLTTEETACSIRIGDRADRHAVEKDIRGRLRISS